In Pseudomonas campi, the sequence GGGCGGCCAGCAGCTGGCGCTGGCGCAAGGCGAGCAGGCGCAGCACGTGGTCATCCACCGTCAGCTCGCGCTGGCCCTTGAGCTTGCCGAGCAGGCGTTTGCCGTAGTTGCGTGCGGTCTGCAGGCCGCCGCCGGCCAGCGCGCCGAGCAGCGCCGCGGCGCCGAGGGTGAGGCCGCCGACCAGCAGATCGATGCCGGCCCCGGCGGCTGCACCGGCGGCCATGCCGCCACCGATATTCACGCCAAGCTGGCGCAGGGTCTCCGGGTTGAACAGATCGTCGCCCCAGCGCCCGTCCAGTAGGGGCAGGTCGCCGGCGCGGGCATCCTCGGCGCGGAAGGCATACAGGCGCAGCAGCGCGTCGACACAGGCCTGCTCGCGCTGGCGGATGACCTGGTGCAGGGCGCGGATCTCGCCCTGTTCGATCGTCGTCTGATTGGCCACGCTGCGCCGGCAGGCGGCGCAATCCAGCAGCAGCTCGGCGATCAACCGCGCACCGGCCTGGTGGCGCGCCGCAGCTTGCGCCTGGTGATCGTCGATCAGCCGCTGCAGTTGCGGGCGCGAGCGTTCCAGCAGCAAGGCCAGGCTTTCGTACAGGCGCTGTTCGCCATCCAGCGGCGGCGCCACCGTGTCGAAACACACCAGCGCATGCAGGCCGAGACGGGCCAGGGCTTCGCGCCACTGTGGCTCGCGCTGCTGGGCGCTGGCGCTGAAGTTGAGCACCGGCAACAGCGGCTTGCCGGCGCCGGCCAGCACGGCCAGCTCGTCCTTGTACTTGGCCAGCACGGGTTCGCGGGCGTCGATCACGTAGAGGCCGGCATCGCTGGCCAGCAACTGGCGCAGCACCTTGGCCTCCTGCTCGAAGCGTTGGCGCGCCTCGGCGCTGTCGAGAAAGCGCGCCAGGCGTGCCGGACCATCCAGGCGCTCACCCGGGCGCTGCAGGCGTTCCAGGTAGTCGAGCAGGGCGATGGCGTCTTCCAGGCCGGGGGTGTCGTACAGCTCCAGCAGCGCCTCGCCGGCCACCGACAGGCGCGCGCCTTCGACATGGCGCGTGGTGCTGGGTCGATGGGAGACCTCGCCGAAGCCGACGTCGCGGGTCAGGGTGCGCAGCAGCGAGGTCTTGCCGACATTGGTGTGGCCGACCACGGCCAGTTTGAGTGGCTTGGTCATGCTCGCCCCTCTCCCCCGCAAGCGGGCGAGGGGTGACTCGCGCCTGGCGCAGCGTACACGGACTGCCCCCTCGCCCATTTATGGGAGACGACTGCATGGATGCAGGAGGTAGAGCGACGCAGGAGGCCCAAGCCGAGGGTTGGGGAGAGGGGGCCGTCAGGCCGTAGCCCGGATGTAATCCGGGAAGCAGGCAGCTCCGTCCCGGATTGCATCCGGGCTACGGGATCAATCATGACCGCTCTCCAGCCAGGCCAGCGGCGCGCTGTCGGCAAACGGCAAGTGCAGGCGCTGCAGCGCGCTGTGCCAATCGCCCAGGCGCTGGCTGTCGAGGGCTTCGCCAGGGGGCGGCTGCAGCAGCCAGATACGGGTGGCGGCGGCCGTGCGTGCCAGTTCGCCGAGCAGCGCCAGGGTGCCGCGGTCTGGCGAGCGGCGCGGGTCGAGGGCGATGGC encodes:
- a CDS encoding GTPase/DUF3482 domain-containing protein, with translation MTKPLKLAVVGHTNVGKTSLLRTLTRDVGFGEVSHRPSTTRHVEGARLSVAGEALLELYDTPGLEDAIALLDYLERLQRPGERLDGPARLARFLDSAEARQRFEQEAKVLRQLLASDAGLYVIDAREPVLAKYKDELAVLAGAGKPLLPVLNFSASAQQREPQWREALARLGLHALVCFDTVAPPLDGEQRLYESLALLLERSRPQLQRLIDDHQAQAAARHQAGARLIAELLLDCAACRRSVANQTTIEQGEIRALHQVIRQREQACVDALLRLYAFRAEDARAGDLPLLDGRWGDDLFNPETLRQLGVNIGGGMAAGAAAGAGIDLLVGGLTLGAAALLGALAGGGLQTARNYGKRLLGKLKGQRELTVDDHVLRLLALRQRQLLAALDARGHAATTAIQLDQPQDKSWREGQLPEALRKARAHPEWSSLNPGARLEQAERQAQVTQLAAELT